From a single Natronorubrum tibetense GA33 genomic region:
- a CDS encoding universal stress protein, producing MSPTTDAIDSVLLPTDGSDGALVGAKRGIDLATTADAIVHVLSVVDTSEADAVSSVLEREDTEQRATVEAEAETAVDAVASLARDRDAELEVTTATERGTAFRVIDRYVDENGIDAVAMGTKGLTGLRRVVLGSVAENVLRTVGVPILVAPPDAEDTALTEETVENVLVPTDGSRGAAAAVDWGITLADAFDAMVHALYSVDTSRYPDRMEPDEVLTTLDQPGRGALEMVRERATEYGVSVTGTVATGPPARIILDYADDEIDFVVIGTHGRSGLERHLLGSVTENVVRNADVPVFCVPMDGD from the coding sequence ATGTCACCGACCACTGACGCGATCGATTCAGTCCTTTTGCCGACGGACGGCAGCGACGGGGCACTCGTGGGGGCGAAACGGGGTATCGATCTCGCTACAACGGCCGATGCGATCGTTCACGTCCTTTCAGTCGTCGATACGTCAGAAGCCGACGCCGTCTCGTCCGTTCTCGAACGCGAAGACACTGAGCAGCGGGCCACAGTCGAAGCCGAAGCCGAAACTGCCGTCGACGCCGTCGCGTCGCTGGCGCGGGATCGAGATGCGGAACTCGAAGTCACGACGGCGACCGAACGCGGAACGGCGTTTCGAGTCATCGATCGCTACGTCGACGAGAACGGGATCGATGCCGTCGCGATGGGGACGAAAGGCCTGACCGGTCTCAGACGTGTCGTACTCGGGAGTGTCGCGGAAAACGTCCTCCGGACGGTCGGCGTCCCGATACTCGTGGCTCCGCCCGATGCCGAAGACACCGCACTGACCGAGGAGACGGTCGAGAACGTCCTCGTACCGACGGACGGAAGCCGTGGCGCAGCGGCCGCCGTCGACTGGGGGATCACCCTCGCGGACGCGTTCGACGCGATGGTCCACGCACTCTACTCGGTCGACACGAGTCGATATCCGGATCGGATGGAACCGGATGAAGTCCTGACTACACTCGACCAACCCGGACGGGGCGCGCTCGAGATGGTCCGCGAACGCGCGACCGAGTACGGGGTCAGCGTCACGGGAACCGTGGCGACGGGTCCGCCAGCGAGAATCATCCTGGACTACGCCGACGACGAGATTGATTTCGTCGTCATCGGAACCCACGGGCGATCCGGACTCGAACGTCACCTTCTCGGAAGTGTCACCGAAAACGTCGTTCGCAACGCCGATGTACCGGTGTTCTGTGTGCCGATGGACGGCGACTGA
- a CDS encoding universal stress protein: MYDTILVPTDGSDPANRAVEHALELAERYDARVHAMYCVETHRYGEPALSSAEIVLDRLEERGAGMLNELAERAENVGIECNTNVCHGRPWEAVQEKGDELDADLIVIGFQGHGHKRTARIGSVAERVVRTANRPVLTA; encoded by the coding sequence ATGTACGACACAATTCTCGTCCCGACCGACGGGAGCGATCCCGCGAACCGGGCGGTAGAGCACGCGCTCGAACTCGCAGAAAGGTACGATGCTCGAGTACACGCGATGTACTGCGTCGAGACGCATCGGTACGGTGAGCCCGCCCTGAGCAGTGCGGAGATCGTCCTCGACAGGCTCGAAGAACGGGGTGCAGGGATGCTCAACGAACTCGCCGAACGGGCCGAAAACGTCGGCATCGAGTGCAACACGAACGTGTGTCACGGTCGGCCCTGGGAAGCGGTTCAAGAGAAAGGCGATGAACTCGACGCTGACCTGATCGTCATCGGGTTTCAGGGGCACGGCCACAAGCGGACGGCGAGAATCGGAAGCGTCGCCGAGCGTGTGGTCCGGACCGCAAACCGGCCGGTGCTGACTGCCTGA
- a CDS encoding universal stress protein, whose amino-acid sequence MYDTILVATDGSEAATRATDHALDLASTFDATLHAIYVVDTRRYGKAMLGDSGEATAELEERGRELLGDIETRADVDVTVTLREGRPHAKIGEYADEIDADLLVLGNRGLGSGGEIGSNAERVVRSVDRPVITA is encoded by the coding sequence ATGTACGACACGATACTCGTGGCGACCGACGGCAGTGAGGCCGCGACCCGTGCGACCGACCACGCGCTCGACCTCGCGTCGACGTTCGACGCCACCCTTCACGCGATTTACGTCGTCGACACCCGCCGGTACGGGAAGGCGATGCTGGGGGACTCGGGAGAGGCGACCGCGGAACTAGAGGAACGCGGACGGGAGCTCCTGGGGGATATCGAGACGCGCGCCGATGTCGACGTCACCGTAACACTTCGTGAGGGTCGCCCGCACGCGAAGATCGGCGAGTACGCCGACGAAATCGATGCGGATCTGCTCGTGCTGGGTAACCGCGGTCTCGGCTCCGGCGGGGAGATCGGGAGCAACGCGGAACGAGTCGTCAGGTCCGTCGACCGCCCGGTAATAACGGCCTGA
- the fer gene encoding ferredoxin Fer, which produces MYETILVPTDGSTVAERAGEYAVELAARFDATLHVLHVEESGLLGADDDKSERAVDELADRAAERDLEVTTAIREPGKAVHREILEYADEHDADLVVMGTHGWSGLDRFLLGSVAQQTLQESAVPVATVHDETVLEARFDRLLVPIDGSHSATTALEHAIDLAVDTGARLHVVHVAEESSLDDDTVTYDVAGSDGEVVGLEPVDDAIDRVRASSLETLDVSVPSGRVDQQLLAVAAGDNADGIVMGTHGETGLRRYLLGSTTERVVRFADVPVIGLSAPRTKPVTVEYLDYRVVDERGWDVDDPFEAAAEADLEDDAHGTFEAGREEYVLDAAEAAGLDWPFHCRAGGCVNCAAVVTEGEIEMDVQRSLSESEVEEENLRLTCVGTPASESIRLVYNAKYLDNLQDRVI; this is translated from the coding sequence ATGTACGAAACAATCCTCGTTCCGACTGATGGGAGTACGGTCGCGGAACGCGCCGGCGAGTACGCCGTCGAACTGGCCGCGCGGTTCGATGCGACGCTGCACGTCCTCCACGTCGAGGAGTCGGGGCTCCTCGGTGCTGACGACGATAAGAGCGAGCGTGCCGTCGACGAGCTCGCTGACCGCGCGGCCGAGCGAGACCTCGAGGTGACGACGGCGATACGCGAACCTGGGAAGGCGGTCCACCGCGAGATACTCGAGTATGCGGACGAACACGACGCGGACCTCGTCGTGATGGGGACCCACGGCTGGAGCGGGCTCGATCGATTCCTCCTCGGTAGCGTCGCCCAACAGACGCTGCAGGAGTCGGCCGTCCCCGTTGCGACGGTCCACGACGAGACCGTCCTCGAGGCGCGGTTCGATCGGCTCCTGGTTCCGATCGACGGGAGCCACAGCGCGACGACCGCACTCGAGCACGCCATCGACCTCGCGGTCGATACCGGCGCGCGACTCCACGTGGTCCACGTGGCCGAGGAATCGTCGCTCGACGACGACACGGTGACCTACGACGTGGCGGGGTCCGACGGCGAGGTGGTCGGACTCGAGCCGGTCGACGACGCCATCGATCGTGTTCGCGCCTCGTCGCTCGAAACGCTCGACGTCTCGGTTCCGAGCGGCCGCGTCGACCAGCAACTCCTCGCGGTGGCGGCCGGCGACAACGCCGACGGCATCGTCATGGGGACCCACGGCGAAACCGGGCTCCGGCGGTACCTCCTCGGGAGCACCACCGAGCGCGTCGTCCGATTCGCGGACGTGCCGGTGATCGGACTCAGCGCACCGCGGACGAAACCGGTGACCGTCGAGTACCTCGACTATCGGGTCGTCGACGAACGCGGCTGGGATGTCGACGATCCGTTCGAAGCGGCAGCGGAGGCCGACCTCGAGGACGACGCCCATGGCACGTTCGAGGCCGGCCGCGAGGAGTACGTCCTCGACGCAGCCGAGGCGGCGGGTCTGGACTGGCCGTTTCACTGCCGGGCCGGCGGCTGTGTGAACTGCGCGGCCGTCGTGACCGAAGGCGAGATCGAGATGGATGTCCAGCGGAGTCTCTCCGAGTCGGAGGTCGAGGAGGAGAACCTCCGACTCACGTGCGTCGGAACGCCGGCCAGCGAGTCGATCAGGCTCGTCTATAACGCGAAGTACCTCGACAACCTCCAGGATCGTGTCATCTGA
- a CDS encoding universal stress protein yields MTNADVDPEEYAAQARDRYAAVLVPTDGSDEAQRAAERGVEFAAALDATVHALSVIKGAGALKRDQLRVDAERDAEEAVDHVAAEADRAGVNATRAVEPGVPHEEILQYAREHDIDLIVMGTHGRTGLDHVLIGSVAERVVRTSSTPVLTVRPEE; encoded by the coding sequence ATGACGAACGCTGACGTCGATCCGGAGGAGTACGCAGCACAGGCACGCGACCGGTACGCGGCCGTTCTCGTCCCGACCGACGGGAGCGACGAGGCACAGCGGGCAGCCGAGCGCGGCGTCGAGTTCGCGGCCGCACTCGACGCAACCGTCCACGCGCTATCGGTGATCAAAGGGGCGGGCGCGCTGAAGCGGGATCAACTCCGCGTAGACGCCGAGCGCGACGCGGAGGAGGCCGTCGATCACGTCGCGGCCGAAGCCGATCGCGCGGGCGTGAACGCAACGAGGGCCGTCGAACCGGGCGTTCCGCACGAGGAGATACTTCAGTACGCGAGGGAACACGACATCGACCTGATCGTGATGGGAACGCACGGCCGGACGGGACTCGATCACGTCCTGATCGGCAGCGTCGCCGAGCGGGTCGTTCGCACGTCGTCGACCCCAGTGCTGACGGTCCGCCCAGAGGAGTAA
- a CDS encoding proteasome assembly chaperone family protein, protein MADQTEAASFEQVAPDPDGAPTLIEGLPGHGLVAAIAVDLITDQLGLEHYGNVASENFPPVTTFENGIVQDLVRVYTGNDPAVMTLESDLALPQPAFEPLSKCVLSDLADEFDRAIFLAGAPAESEEQVGEVSGVGTTEPIKAELVDAGISVPEEPGLVGGITGALVRECYQADIPAALLIVRSHPFLPDPQAAKSVIETALEPLVEFDVDTTSLDEQADEIQQRMQQVAEQYQQIAEEQQQPQQQPQTGMFQ, encoded by the coding sequence ATGGCAGACCAGACAGAAGCTGCGTCGTTCGAGCAAGTCGCACCGGATCCCGACGGAGCGCCGACGCTGATCGAGGGGCTACCCGGACACGGGCTCGTCGCGGCGATCGCCGTCGACCTGATCACCGACCAACTCGGGCTCGAGCACTACGGGAACGTCGCCTCTGAGAACTTTCCGCCTGTCACCACGTTCGAGAACGGGATCGTCCAGGACCTCGTCCGCGTCTACACCGGGAACGACCCGGCGGTGATGACTCTCGAGAGCGATCTCGCGCTCCCTCAGCCGGCGTTCGAACCGCTGAGCAAGTGCGTGCTCTCGGACCTTGCGGACGAGTTCGACAGGGCGATCTTCCTCGCGGGTGCGCCGGCCGAGTCCGAGGAGCAGGTCGGCGAGGTCAGCGGCGTCGGGACGACCGAGCCGATCAAGGCCGAACTCGTCGACGCGGGCATCTCGGTCCCTGAGGAACCCGGGCTCGTCGGCGGTATCACCGGCGCTCTCGTCCGCGAGTGTTACCAGGCGGACATCCCGGCCGCGCTCCTGATCGTCCGCTCGCACCCGTTCCTCCCGGACCCGCAGGCGGCCAAGTCCGTGATCGAGACCGCCCTCGAGCCGCTGGTCGAATTCGACGTCGACACGACATCGCTCGACGAGCAGGCCGACGAGATCCAACAGCGGATGCAACAGGTCGCAGAGCAGTACCAGCAGATTGCCGAAGAACAGCAGCAACCACAACAGCAGCCCCAAACCGGCATGTTCCAGTGA
- a CDS encoding cytochrome b family protein, whose amino-acid sequence MTADTNNELTHHLGVAIGSIVVAVLLWVVGYRGQRVVAAVPFFILFFVMVIGPLVRIRPSIRRQFSGNFPVNWRSELGIWFAIWSVIHVLFVFWDRDWDVVGYLVDMSPWAFGASVAVLIAIVLAFTSNNRAYDYLGPKAWKWHQSHGTYVIFWLVAVHGYDRAYLRPYEEMGFPSDDPLHLIYLAMIVLVVVLHVVAFAAVVSEYRNTGEYPPDL is encoded by the coding sequence ATGACCGCAGATACAAACAACGAACTCACCCATCATTTGGGCGTAGCGATCGGAAGCATCGTCGTCGCGGTCCTGCTGTGGGTCGTCGGATACCGCGGCCAGCGAGTCGTCGCCGCGGTCCCCTTCTTCATCCTGTTTTTCGTGATGGTCATCGGCCCGCTGGTGCGCATCCGGCCGTCGATCAGGCGTCAGTTTTCCGGGAACTTTCCCGTGAACTGGCGTTCTGAACTCGGTATCTGGTTCGCTATCTGGTCCGTGATCCACGTGCTGTTCGTCTTCTGGGACCGCGATTGGGACGTGGTCGGATACCTCGTCGACATGAGCCCGTGGGCGTTCGGTGCCAGCGTGGCCGTCCTCATCGCGATCGTACTGGCGTTTACGTCTAACAATAGGGCCTACGACTATCTCGGCCCGAAAGCCTGGAAGTGGCACCAGAGTCACGGAACGTACGTTATATTCTGGCTCGTGGCCGTCCACGGCTACGATCGGGCGTACCTGCGTCCGTACGAGGAGATGGGGTTTCCCTCGGACGATCCGCTCCACCTGATCTACCTCGCGATGATCGTCCTGGTGGTCGTCCTCCACGTGGTCGCGTTCGCGGCAGTCGTCTCCGAATATCGGAACACGGGTGAGTATCCACCGGACCTGTGA
- a CDS encoding cation-translocating P-type ATPase: MSRTAEYERTEPASENDWHSRPLEDVYDELETSDEGLSSDDARARLEREGPNEIEATEGISPLQIFIDQYKPALIWVLIVAAAVMAFVGHTIDAGVIAAVVVFITVFGFLQDYRAEQSIQALKEMSTTYALVRRGGEKTEIDATNVVPGDIIFVESGDIVPADARIIEESNLSVDEAALTGESVGVSKEVGEVAEETSLAERENMLYKDTVVERGSGTAVVVETGPESEIGQIATALEEAEDRDTPFQAEMDRLGKIIAAGVIGIVSIIAITELVIGDTPPLQVFLTAVGIAVSAVPEGLPAVVTLSLALGARRMADQNALVRRLPIVEALGSVDVICTDKTGTLTEEEMTVQRIVANRETYEVTGTGYDTDGEFLQDDTPVDSERVAEVMRCGMLCNNVDVGTRERDDVTDEGTGDDADATTGPGEGERTYLGDPTEIALFVAAQKAGFDHNELDEAYPRLGEVDFTSARKRMTTVHRTPDGETVAYMKGAPETVIERCDRELVDGEFVELTDERRRELEAQNESFAEDALRVMGFAYRPDVPESQAQDPDEDLEQEMVFLGLQGMLDPPRPEVPGAIEGCLDAGINVVMITGDNAVTARAVGEEVGLRSTRVVTGPELEGMSDEELTDIVDDVDIFARTSPDHKTRILQTLQKKGHTVGMTGDGVNDAPAVKNADVGIAMGIRGTDVTEQASDIVLLDDNFATIRDAVQGGRRIFDNVRKFVNYLLSGNGGEVTMIFTGTLAGLGLVITPIQVLWINVVTDGIPALTMGVDPAAEDIMERDPRPPEEGVITTRIVTSVVGIAAFMTICLLPLFTLNFYGEVIPGYDVTGAVVGWSPDYEVGRELAQTMVFTGFVVFEIVRIQAIRYRYGLGLFSNNWLVLAVAVAVTLQLLVLYTGTGQLLFDVEPLALVHWAQIGIAAVVFALLMAIFVKVQDLYFERY; the protein is encoded by the coding sequence GTGTCACGGACAGCAGAATACGAGCGGACCGAGCCCGCGTCGGAGAACGACTGGCACTCGAGGCCGCTCGAGGACGTCTATGACGAACTCGAGACGTCTGACGAGGGGTTGTCGTCGGACGACGCTCGGGCGCGTCTCGAACGCGAAGGACCGAACGAAATCGAGGCGACAGAGGGCATCTCTCCGCTACAGATCTTCATCGACCAGTACAAGCCGGCGCTGATCTGGGTGCTTATCGTCGCCGCGGCGGTGATGGCGTTCGTCGGTCACACGATCGACGCGGGCGTCATCGCGGCCGTAGTCGTCTTCATCACCGTTTTTGGGTTCCTTCAGGATTACCGGGCCGAACAGAGCATTCAGGCCCTGAAGGAGATGTCGACGACGTACGCGCTCGTTCGGCGCGGCGGCGAGAAGACGGAGATCGACGCGACGAACGTCGTACCCGGTGACATTATCTTCGTCGAATCGGGCGACATCGTCCCCGCCGACGCCCGGATCATCGAGGAGTCCAACCTGAGCGTCGACGAGGCGGCTTTGACGGGGGAGAGCGTCGGCGTCTCCAAGGAAGTAGGCGAGGTCGCCGAGGAAACCTCGCTGGCCGAGCGCGAGAACATGCTGTACAAGGATACCGTCGTCGAGCGCGGCTCCGGGACGGCGGTCGTCGTCGAGACCGGTCCCGAGTCCGAGATCGGCCAGATCGCGACCGCGCTCGAGGAGGCCGAAGATCGCGACACCCCGTTCCAGGCCGAGATGGATCGTCTGGGCAAGATCATCGCGGCGGGTGTGATCGGCATCGTCTCGATCATCGCGATCACCGAACTGGTAATCGGCGACACGCCGCCGCTGCAGGTCTTCCTGACGGCGGTCGGGATCGCCGTCTCCGCGGTCCCCGAGGGGTTGCCCGCGGTCGTCACGCTCTCGCTTGCGCTGGGGGCGCGTCGGATGGCCGACCAGAACGCGCTCGTGCGTAGACTGCCGATCGTCGAGGCGCTGGGCTCGGTCGACGTCATCTGTACGGACAAGACCGGGACGCTCACCGAGGAGGAGATGACCGTCCAGCGGATCGTCGCCAACCGAGAGACCTACGAGGTGACCGGCACTGGCTACGACACCGACGGCGAGTTTTTACAGGACGACACGCCCGTCGACAGCGAACGCGTTGCAGAGGTGATGCGTTGTGGGATGCTCTGTAACAACGTCGACGTTGGCACTCGCGAACGGGACGACGTGACCGACGAGGGGACCGGCGATGATGCGGATGCCACGACTGGCCCTGGAGAGGGCGAACGAACCTATCTCGGCGATCCCACCGAGATCGCGCTGTTCGTCGCCGCACAGAAAGCTGGGTTCGACCACAACGAACTCGACGAGGCCTACCCCCGTCTCGGCGAAGTCGACTTTACCTCCGCGAGAAAGCGGATGACGACGGTCCATCGAACGCCCGACGGGGAGACCGTCGCGTACATGAAGGGCGCTCCCGAGACGGTTATCGAGCGCTGTGATCGCGAACTCGTCGACGGGGAGTTCGTCGAGTTGACCGACGAGCGCCGTCGGGAACTCGAGGCACAGAACGAGTCGTTCGCCGAAGACGCCCTGCGCGTGATGGGCTTTGCCTACCGGCCCGACGTGCCCGAATCGCAGGCTCAGGACCCAGACGAGGACCTCGAGCAGGAGATGGTCTTCCTTGGCCTGCAGGGAATGCTCGACCCGCCCCGGCCGGAGGTTCCGGGCGCAATCGAAGGCTGTCTGGACGCTGGCATCAACGTCGTGATGATCACCGGCGACAACGCCGTCACGGCGCGAGCGGTCGGCGAGGAGGTCGGCCTGCGATCGACGCGTGTCGTGACGGGGCCCGAACTCGAGGGGATGAGCGACGAGGAGTTGACCGATATCGTCGACGACGTCGACATCTTTGCCCGTACCTCGCCCGACCACAAAACACGGATCCTCCAGACGCTCCAGAAAAAAGGTCACACAGTTGGAATGACCGGCGACGGCGTCAACGATGCACCCGCCGTCAAAAACGCCGACGTCGGGATCGCGATGGGGATCCGTGGCACGGACGTCACCGAGCAGGCCTCCGACATCGTCCTGCTGGACGATAACTTCGCGACGATCCGGGACGCCGTTCAGGGCGGCCGACGCATCTTCGACAATGTCCGCAAGTTTGTCAACTACCTGCTGAGCGGCAACGGCGGCGAGGTGACGATGATTTTCACGGGGACGCTGGCCGGCCTCGGACTGGTCATTACGCCGATCCAGGTTCTCTGGATCAACGTCGTCACCGACGGCATCCCCGCGCTCACGATGGGCGTCGACCCCGCCGCCGAGGACATCATGGAGCGCGATCCGCGGCCACCCGAGGAGGGCGTCATCACGACGCGGATCGTCACCTCGGTCGTCGGCATCGCCGCCTTCATGACGATCTGTCTGCTCCCGCTGTTTACGCTGAATTTCTACGGCGAGGTGATCCCGGGCTACGACGTGACCGGCGCGGTAGTCGGTTGGAGTCCGGATTACGAGGTCGGACGAGAACTCGCCCAGACGATGGTGTTCACCGGATTCGTCGTCTTCGAAATCGTCCGTATCCAGGCGATCCGGTACCGGTACGGGCTCGGGCTATTCTCGAACAACTGGCTCGTGCTCGCAGTCGCCGTCGCGGTCACGCTCCAGTTGCTCGTGCTCTACACGGGGACCGGACAGCTCCTGTTCGATGTCGAACCGCTTGCGCTCGTCCACTGGGCGCAGATCGGGATCGCCGCCGTCGTCTTCGCGCTGCTGATGGCGATCTTCGTAAAGGTGCAGGATCTGTATTTCGAGCGGTACTGA
- a CDS encoding Zn-ribbon domain-containing OB-fold protein, whose amino-acid sequence MQPWFIDFAEGIDDGDPIYLACEECGSTALPPRTVCPECGTRTLEERPLSETASVTASTTIFSSIPAYADETPYTVVIATFEEGVRLTGQLRGADEVELEETVTVGVEQRGDDGWLVTFSPTG is encoded by the coding sequence ATGCAGCCGTGGTTTATCGACTTCGCCGAGGGAATCGACGACGGCGACCCGATCTATCTCGCCTGCGAGGAGTGTGGCTCGACGGCATTGCCGCCGCGGACGGTCTGTCCGGAGTGTGGTACCCGAACGCTCGAGGAACGGCCGCTGTCGGAGACGGCGTCGGTAACGGCGTCGACGACGATTTTCAGTTCGATCCCGGCGTACGCCGACGAGACCCCCTACACAGTCGTCATCGCGACGTTCGAGGAGGGCGTCCGTCTCACCGGGCAGCTGCGAGGCGCTGACGAGGTCGAACTCGAGGAGACGGTGACGGTCGGCGTCGAGCAACGCGGCGACGACGGCTGGTTGGTCACGTTCTCCCCGACCGGCTAA
- a CDS encoding thiolase domain-containing protein translates to MTVQIAGVASTPFGKHPDSSTRELFTDAALDALEDASLPVHDIEELYAGNFIGDVTDDQAHVGAMLADYLGARQAASMRTESACASASSAARSGAQAIEAGDADVALVGGVEMMSASGIGEVTDALANAADNEYENEAGLTFPGIYALMAQMYMNAFDVTQEDLAAVAVKNYENGVSNPLAQRQEETDIESVLESPPIATPLNLQDCCPITDGASAAVLVSKAYADDHGLETTVEFAGSGQSSDSLALQDRPDLARTRAAERAAEDAYERAGIGPNDIDVVELHDCFTIAEILAIESLGFFERGEGSRGALEGETAVDGRIPVNTSGGLLAKGHPVGATGVAQLVEITKQLEGRHPNQVDDPTVGLTHTVGGSGASCVVNVLRTGGA, encoded by the coding sequence ATGACCGTCCAGATCGCTGGCGTCGCCAGCACGCCGTTCGGGAAACACCCCGATTCGTCGACACGCGAGTTGTTCACTGACGCCGCACTCGATGCCCTCGAGGACGCATCGCTGCCGGTTCACGACATCGAGGAACTGTACGCCGGCAACTTCATCGGCGATGTCACCGACGACCAGGCCCACGTCGGCGCGATGCTCGCGGACTACCTCGGCGCACGGCAGGCTGCCTCCATGCGAACTGAGAGTGCGTGTGCCTCCGCAAGTTCGGCCGCCAGATCGGGCGCACAGGCGATCGAAGCCGGCGACGCCGACGTTGCCCTCGTCGGCGGCGTCGAGATGATGTCCGCAAGCGGCATTGGCGAGGTCACCGACGCGCTCGCAAACGCTGCAGACAACGAGTACGAGAACGAGGCCGGACTCACCTTTCCCGGCATCTACGCGCTGATGGCCCAGATGTACATGAACGCGTTCGACGTGACACAGGAGGATCTCGCCGCCGTGGCGGTGAAGAACTACGAGAACGGCGTCTCCAACCCCCTCGCACAGCGCCAGGAGGAAACTGACATCGAGAGCGTCCTCGAGTCGCCACCGATCGCGACGCCGCTCAATCTGCAGGACTGCTGTCCGATCACTGACGGCGCGAGCGCGGCCGTCCTCGTGAGCAAGGCTTACGCCGACGACCACGGCCTCGAGACGACTGTCGAGTTCGCCGGCAGCGGCCAGTCGAGCGACTCGCTCGCGTTACAGGATCGGCCGGATCTCGCCCGAACGCGGGCTGCTGAACGGGCCGCCGAGGACGCCTACGAACGCGCCGGAATCGGCCCCAACGACATCGACGTTGTCGAACTCCACGACTGTTTTACCATCGCCGAGATCCTGGCGATCGAATCGCTCGGCTTCTTCGAACGCGGCGAGGGAAGCCGCGGCGCACTCGAGGGCGAGACGGCCGTCGACGGCCGCATTCCGGTCAACACCTCGGGCGGGCTACTGGCGAAGGGCCACCCCGTCGGGGCGACCGGTGTCGCCCAGCTCGTCGAGATCACGAAGCAACTCGAGGGTCGCCATCCGAATCAGGTGGACGATCCGACGGTCGGGCTCACGCACACGGTCGGCGGCAGCGGGGCGAGTTGCGTCGTCAACGTGCTGCGAACGGGGGGTGCGTAA
- a CDS encoding SDR family NAD(P)-dependent oxidoreductase, translated as MLDNKIAIVTGGAVGIGKAIADRFLEDGATAVIADIDEETGAAVADDLGCQFEHCDVREYEQVEALVEGTVEEHGRLDVIVNNAGVASVTSVEEMELEEWENVIETNLDGVMHGTKAALPHLKESDGSVINLGSIYGLVGGQGAASYSAAKGGVINFTQQVAIDYADQGVRVNSICPGFVETPMTEDLLEDERFYNFMEQKTPMDRHGQPEEIAPMAAFLASDEASYITGANIPVDGGWTAF; from the coding sequence ATGCTTGACAACAAGATCGCAATCGTCACCGGTGGCGCGGTCGGTATCGGTAAAGCAATCGCCGACCGATTTCTCGAGGACGGCGCAACCGCCGTCATCGCCGACATCGACGAGGAGACGGGCGCAGCGGTAGCCGACGACCTCGGCTGTCAGTTCGAACACTGCGACGTCCGCGAGTACGAACAGGTCGAGGCGCTCGTCGAGGGCACCGTCGAGGAGCACGGTCGCCTCGACGTGATCGTGAACAACGCCGGCGTCGCGAGCGTGACGTCGGTCGAGGAGATGGAACTCGAGGAGTGGGAGAACGTGATCGAGACAAACCTCGACGGCGTCATGCACGGTACGAAGGCCGCGCTGCCACACCTCAAGGAGTCCGACGGTAGCGTGATCAATCTCGGCTCGATCTACGGACTCGTCGGCGGGCAGGGTGCCGCCTCCTACTCTGCCGCGAAGGGTGGCGTGATCAACTTCACCCAGCAGGTTGCGATCGACTACGCTGATCAGGGCGTCCGCGTTAACAGCATCTGTCCCGGCTTCGTCGAGACGCCGATGACCGAAGACCTGCTCGAGGACGAGCGTTTCTACAATTTCATGGAACAAAAAACGCCGATGGATCGCCACGGCCAACCCGAAGAGATTGCCCCGATGGCCGCGTTTTTGGCGTCCGACGAGGCGTCGTACATCACCGGGGCGAACATCCCGGTCGACGGCGGCTGGACGGCGTTCTGA